In Streptomyces sp. NBC_00483, a single window of DNA contains:
- a CDS encoding TetR/AcrR family transcriptional regulator, with product MAGRKQFDVDEALRRAMHVFWRWGYSEASIDRLTEGTGLGRGSLYGTFGDKSALFRKSLQRYGQTYHPLYEQALSGPHPNPSAVVAAYLRVTLNRIADQAVPDGCLLTVSATQLPALDAEGRAMVRAMIDGLRAMLEQALLAAGAGEQEAAELALCTLATNKSLAVLSRAGFSGEDLATVAAAAAKNAKALPNRPADPSGPR from the coding sequence ATGGCAGGCCGCAAACAATTCGACGTGGACGAGGCGCTACGACGCGCGATGCACGTCTTCTGGCGCTGGGGCTATTCAGAGGCCTCGATCGATCGCCTGACCGAGGGCACGGGCCTGGGCCGGGGCTCGCTCTACGGCACCTTCGGCGACAAGAGCGCCCTCTTCCGGAAAAGCCTTCAACGGTACGGGCAGACGTACCACCCGCTGTACGAGCAGGCACTGTCCGGCCCCCACCCGAACCCGAGCGCCGTTGTGGCCGCCTACCTGCGGGTCACCCTGAACCGCATCGCCGACCAGGCGGTCCCTGACGGCTGCCTGCTCACGGTGTCGGCAACGCAGCTCCCGGCCCTCGACGCGGAGGGCCGGGCGATGGTCCGCGCCATGATCGACGGTTTGCGGGCGATGCTGGAGCAGGCGTTGCTGGCGGCGGGGGCCGGCGAGCAGGAGGCGGCAGAGCTGGCGTTGTGCACGCTGGCGACGAACAAGTCCCTGGCGGTGCTGAGCCGCGCCGGTTTCTCGGGCGAAGACCTGGCAACCGTCGCGGCGGCCGCGGCCAAGAATGCCAAGGCTCTGCCGAATCGACCGGCCGATCCGTCGGGGCCGCGATAG
- a CDS encoding MerR family transcriptional regulator: MRIGQLARRSGVSVRALRYYEEQRLLESARTAGGQRDYPDEALERVQLIRDLFAAGLSSRTVVELLPCVSTGVATPAMLDQLIVERDRIAARIQDLTRAQTKLGRVIENVAAANVAQD; the protein is encoded by the coding sequence ATGCGCATCGGACAGCTCGCCAGGCGGTCGGGGGTCAGCGTGCGGGCCCTGCGCTACTACGAGGAGCAGCGGCTCCTGGAATCGGCGCGGACGGCTGGTGGGCAGCGTGACTATCCCGACGAAGCCCTGGAGCGGGTCCAGCTCATCCGGGACCTCTTCGCGGCCGGCCTCTCCAGCCGTACCGTCGTCGAACTCCTGCCGTGCGTGAGCACCGGCGTCGCGACCCCCGCCATGCTCGACCAGCTCATCGTCGAACGCGACCGCATCGCCGCACGCATCCAGGACCTGACCCGGGCCCAGACCAAACTCGGCCGCGTGATCGAGAATGTGGCCGCGGCGAACGTGGCGCAGGACTGA
- a CDS encoding NADP-dependent oxidoreductase — MRAARFHAYGGAEILVIEQAPDPHPGPGEIRVRVAAAGVNPIDWKLRSGALHQIFPLDLPGIPGRDAAGVVDEIGDGVQGVSIGDRVFGLGGVTGATAELLILSAWAHTPATWNDEQAAGAGLASVTAMGGLNALGSLAGRTLLVEGAAGGVGSAAVEIAVAQGAATVIGTASERNHEFLTSLGAVPTTYGPGLAQRLTTLAPHGVDLVLDTAASGSLDDLVVIAGDPKRVATVADQAGGQRLGTHVAHAVNDSTLLSAAAELGGQGRYTPRIEQAYPLERIADAHAHAERGRTRGKIVIRI, encoded by the coding sequence ATGCGCGCAGCCCGGTTCCACGCATACGGCGGAGCGGAGATCCTGGTGATCGAGCAGGCCCCCGATCCCCACCCCGGACCCGGTGAGATTCGCGTCCGCGTCGCGGCGGCCGGCGTCAATCCCATCGACTGGAAGCTGCGCTCCGGCGCCCTGCACCAGATCTTCCCCCTGGATCTGCCCGGCATTCCCGGGCGCGACGCCGCCGGTGTGGTCGACGAAATCGGTGACGGGGTGCAGGGGGTGAGCATCGGCGACCGGGTCTTCGGGCTGGGCGGTGTCACCGGCGCGACCGCGGAGCTGCTCATCCTTTCGGCCTGGGCGCACACCCCCGCCACGTGGAACGACGAGCAGGCCGCGGGCGCCGGTCTCGCGTCCGTGACCGCGATGGGTGGCTTGAACGCGCTCGGCTCCCTCGCGGGGCGCACCCTCCTCGTCGAGGGCGCCGCCGGAGGCGTGGGCAGCGCGGCGGTCGAGATCGCGGTAGCGCAGGGTGCTGCCACCGTGATCGGGACAGCCAGCGAACGCAACCACGAGTTCCTCACCTCTCTCGGCGCCGTTCCCACCACCTACGGCCCCGGCCTCGCACAGCGCCTCACCACCCTCGCTCCGCACGGTGTCGACCTCGTGCTCGACACCGCGGCCTCCGGCTCCCTGGACGACCTCGTCGTGATCGCGGGCGACCCGAAGCGCGTCGCGACGGTCGCCGACCAGGCGGGCGGGCAGCGCCTGGGCACGCATGTGGCCCACGCGGTGAACGACTCCACTCTTCTGTCCGCGGCGGCGGAACTGGGCGGGCAGGGCCGCTACACACCCCGTATCGAACAGGCCTACCCCCTGGAGCGGATCGCCGACGCCCACGCGCACGCCGAGCGCGGACGCACCCGAGGAAAGATCGTGATCCGCATCTGA
- a CDS encoding class I SAM-dependent methyltransferase yields MQDMDVDPVAHNRAAWDKCVEEGNEWSRPVSAEDVERARTGDWSIVLIGREPVDRSWLPTDLTGKDVLCLASGGGQQGPILAAAGARVTVFDNSPRQLGQDRMVAARDGLELRTVLGDMRDLNAFGDATFDVVFHPVSNLFVPDVAPVWRECFRVLRPGGTLLVGFLNPDAYLFDHEALDERGELFVVHKLPYSDVTQYSAEERATKFGADAPLEYSHTLTDQIGGQLAAGFVLTGFAEAPHQSNASAQYMSNYFATLAVKPG; encoded by the coding sequence GTGCAGGACATGGATGTCGACCCCGTTGCCCACAATCGGGCAGCCTGGGACAAGTGTGTCGAAGAGGGCAACGAGTGGTCGAGGCCGGTGAGTGCCGAGGATGTCGAGCGCGCCCGCACGGGCGACTGGTCGATTGTTCTCATCGGGCGCGAGCCGGTGGACCGCTCCTGGCTGCCGACGGACCTGACCGGCAAGGACGTGTTGTGCCTGGCCTCCGGCGGCGGTCAGCAAGGTCCGATCCTCGCCGCCGCAGGAGCGCGGGTCACCGTATTCGACAACTCACCCCGCCAGCTCGGCCAGGACCGGATGGTGGCGGCGCGCGACGGACTCGAACTGCGCACAGTCCTGGGCGACATGCGTGACCTCAACGCCTTCGGCGACGCGACATTCGACGTCGTGTTCCATCCGGTCTCCAACCTGTTCGTACCGGACGTGGCGCCGGTGTGGCGTGAGTGCTTCCGCGTCCTGCGGCCGGGCGGAACCCTGCTCGTGGGCTTCCTCAACCCTGATGCGTACTTGTTCGACCACGAGGCGCTCGACGAGCGCGGCGAGCTGTTCGTCGTGCACAAACTGCCCTACAGCGACGTCACGCAGTACTCCGCCGAGGAACGCGCCACGAAGTTCGGCGCGGACGCCCCTCTTGAATACAGCCACACCCTCACCGACCAGATCGGCGGACAACTCGCCGCGGGGTTCGTCCTCACCGGCTTCGCGGAAGCGCCGCACCAATCCAACGCATCGGCTCAATACATGTCGAACTATTTCGCGACGCTGGCGGTCAAGCCGGGCTGA
- the sigJ gene encoding RNA polymerase sigma factor SigJ, translated as MTTPGLDAILSERRQLLNLAYRLLGSLAEAEDAVQETCTRWYAMSPRQQAAIESPGAWLTTVASRICLNVLDSARARRETYVGEWLPEPLPGHTDSGAAADPADRITLDESINLAFLVVLEAMTPAERVAFILHDVFRYSFAEVAEIVGRTPAACRQLASSARRRIRAAQPSATTATQQAGIIRDFKQAWEAKDIDTLIGLLDPDAVAVGDGGGLATTFLDPIEGGEQIAHAWIEIARRRSDDMTFLERTVNGTPGVVAEQNGVIVTVFAFEVTDEKIKRIWVVRNPEKLRHWTTG; from the coding sequence ATGACCACCCCAGGACTCGACGCGATCTTGAGCGAGCGGCGCCAGTTGCTCAATCTTGCCTATCGTCTCCTTGGCTCCCTCGCCGAGGCCGAGGACGCCGTGCAAGAGACCTGCACCCGCTGGTACGCCATGTCGCCGCGGCAGCAGGCCGCCATCGAGTCGCCCGGCGCCTGGCTGACGACCGTCGCCAGTCGCATCTGTCTCAACGTGCTCGACTCGGCCCGAGCCAGGCGCGAGACCTACGTGGGCGAATGGCTCCCCGAGCCGCTCCCCGGGCACACCGACAGCGGCGCGGCCGCCGACCCGGCCGACCGGATCACCCTGGACGAGTCGATCAACCTGGCCTTCCTGGTCGTACTTGAAGCGATGACCCCGGCCGAACGCGTCGCGTTCATCCTGCACGACGTCTTCCGCTACTCCTTCGCGGAAGTGGCCGAGATCGTCGGCCGCACCCCGGCGGCCTGCCGACAGCTGGCCTCCTCCGCCCGCCGCCGGATCAGGGCCGCACAGCCTTCCGCGACCACGGCGACCCAACAGGCCGGCATCATCCGGGACTTCAAGCAGGCGTGGGAGGCCAAGGACATCGACACCCTGATCGGCCTGCTCGACCCCGACGCCGTGGCGGTCGGCGACGGCGGCGGCCTCGCCACCACCTTCCTGGACCCCATCGAAGGCGGCGAGCAGATCGCGCACGCCTGGATCGAAATCGCCCGCCGCAGGTCCGACGACATGACGTTCCTGGAACGCACGGTCAATGGCACGCCCGGTGTGGTGGCCGAACAGAACGGCGTCATCGTGACGGTGTTCGCGTTCGAGGTCACAGACGAGAAGATCAAGCGCATCTGGGTCGTGCGCAACCCCGAGAAGCTCCGTCACTGGACGACGGGCTGA
- a CDS encoding FMN-dependent NADH-azoreductase, whose product MSLFRLDASILPGTSAGAELADIVEAEWTAAHPDEPVVRRHLGTDPLPAGAWVQAHTGALTPEPDRTPAQRDARLLAESLVAELEAAEAVVLAVPLYNFGVSQHFKTWVDLVISGAPLACPVLKDKPTVLATVRGGGYAPGTPREGWDHSTPYLRRILADVWQADLTVVERELTIAASPGMEPLGDLAADLHAKALNAAGEAGRDIATTSTFR is encoded by the coding sequence ATGAGCCTGTTCCGGCTTGACGCCAGCATCCTTCCCGGCACCTCGGCCGGCGCCGAACTGGCCGACATCGTGGAAGCGGAGTGGACCGCAGCCCACCCGGACGAGCCGGTGGTGCGCCGCCACCTGGGCACCGATCCGCTGCCCGCCGGCGCCTGGGTGCAGGCCCACACCGGCGCTCTGACACCTGAGCCCGACCGCACGCCCGCCCAACGTGACGCCCGCCTGCTCGCCGAGTCGCTCGTCGCGGAACTGGAGGCCGCCGAGGCGGTGGTGCTGGCCGTTCCGCTGTACAACTTCGGCGTCTCGCAGCACTTCAAGACCTGGGTCGACCTGGTCATCTCCGGGGCGCCCCTGGCCTGCCCGGTACTCAAGGACAAGCCGACCGTCCTGGCCACAGTGCGCGGTGGCGGCTACGCCCCCGGCACTCCGCGCGAGGGCTGGGACCACTCCACCCCGTACCTCAGGCGCATCCTCGCCGACGTGTGGCAGGCCGACCTCACCGTCGTGGAACGCGAGCTCACCATCGCCGCCTCCCCCGGTATGGAACCCCTCGGAGACCTCGCCGCGGACCTCCACGCCAAAGCCCTGAACGCCGCTGGAGAAGCCGGCCGCGACATCGCCACCACGAGCACCTTCCGGTGA